A single genomic interval of Streptomyces graminofaciens harbors:
- the ndk gene encoding nucleoside-diphosphate kinase, with protein MSQRTLVLLKPDAVRRGLTGEIISRIERKAGWQITALELRTLDQDTLEQHYGEHEGKPFYEPLVAFMSSGPVVALVVEGERVIEGVRALAGPTDPIAAAPGSIRGDYGVIVRENLIHASDSEESAARELKIFFPGLV; from the coding sequence GTGAGCCAGCGCACCCTCGTCCTGCTCAAGCCCGACGCCGTCCGTCGCGGCCTGACCGGCGAGATCATCAGCCGTATCGAGCGCAAGGCCGGCTGGCAGATCACCGCGCTGGAACTGCGGACGCTGGACCAGGACACGCTGGAGCAGCACTACGGCGAGCACGAGGGCAAGCCGTTCTACGAGCCGCTGGTGGCGTTCATGTCCTCCGGGCCGGTCGTGGCGCTGGTCGTCGAGGGTGAGCGGGTCATCGAGGGCGTTCGCGCGCTGGCCGGTCCGACCGACCCGATCGCCGCCGCGCCGGGCTCCATCCGGGGCGACTACGGCGTCATCGTCCGCGAGAACCTGATCCACGCGTCGGACTCCGAGGAGTCGGCGGCCCGCGAGCTGAAGATCTTCTTCCCGGGCCTGGTGTAA
- a CDS encoding DUF4233 domain-containing protein → MRTLCASTLIGEFFVIGFAGLVAMKDPDLSMTTVWTVSGVAMFLCVVLCGLVTRPGGIQLGWALQVGLIAFGFLVPTMFFMGAVFAVLWWASVHFGRKVDEAKARFAAQTATGAGAGAS, encoded by the coding sequence ATGCGTACCCTCTGTGCTTCGACCCTGATCGGCGAGTTCTTCGTGATCGGCTTCGCCGGGCTGGTCGCCATGAAAGACCCCGACCTGTCCATGACCACGGTGTGGACGGTCAGCGGTGTCGCCATGTTCCTGTGCGTCGTACTGTGCGGCCTCGTCACCCGGCCCGGTGGCATCCAGCTCGGCTGGGCGCTCCAGGTGGGGCTGATCGCCTTCGGCTTCTTGGTGCCGACCATGTTCTTCATGGGCGCGGTGTTCGCGGTCCTGTGGTGGGCCTCGGTGCATTTCGGGCGGAAGGTGGACGAGGCGAAGGCGCGGTTCGCCGCGCAGACGGCCACCGGGGCCGGAGCCGGGGCGTCCTGA
- a CDS encoding CYTH and CHAD domain-containing protein yields MADTKREIERKYESDESGLPDLTGVAGVATVLDKGVAELDAVYYDTPDERLAAAGITLRRRTGGSDAGWHLKFPVSSGVRDEIRAPLSDDLPRDFAGLVRSRVREAELIPLVRLLSSRDVSDLLDADGTLLAEVSVDAVVAERLTDGGRTAQWSEIEVELADDGDPAFLTKVDKKLRKAGVRPSESPSKLARALQETAPKKGKKVKKGKKSKQAGQRAEAAEEPGKPVTPADHVLAYVRTQRDAIVDLDPAVRRDLFDSVHSMRVATRRLRSTFKSFGKVLDRTVTDPIGDELKWLAAELGVDRDQEVLSERLTAALDDLTEGLITGPVRTRLSTWAHSRGAGSRQRLIGVLDGERYLALLESLDVLIADPPLAKAAGGDPEKVLRKAVKRDLAKVEALIEEALAQPPGHERSTAMHEARKKAKRTRYAAEAAAPVLGKPAEHLVKDMKSLQTLLGDHQDSVMARETLRDIAFQAHEAGESAFTYGILYGREERAAAAGEDELPGAWETVRARVAL; encoded by the coding sequence ATGGCGGACACCAAGCGCGAGATCGAGCGTAAGTACGAGTCCGACGAGAGCGGCCTGCCCGACCTGACCGGGGTGGCCGGGGTCGCCACGGTCCTGGACAAGGGTGTGGCCGAGCTCGACGCGGTCTACTACGACACCCCCGACGAACGCCTCGCCGCCGCCGGGATCACTCTGCGCCGCCGCACCGGAGGCAGCGACGCGGGCTGGCACCTGAAGTTCCCCGTCTCCTCCGGCGTACGCGACGAGATCCGCGCCCCCCTCTCCGACGACCTGCCCCGCGACTTCGCGGGGCTCGTGCGTTCCCGGGTCCGGGAGGCCGAGCTGATCCCCCTGGTCCGCCTGCTCTCCTCCCGTGACGTCAGCGACCTGCTGGACGCGGACGGCACCCTCCTCGCCGAGGTCAGCGTGGACGCCGTGGTCGCCGAACGGCTCACCGATGGCGGCCGCACCGCCCAGTGGTCCGAGATCGAGGTCGAACTCGCCGACGACGGCGACCCGGCCTTCCTCACCAAGGTCGACAAGAAGCTCCGCAAGGCGGGCGTACGGCCCTCGGAGTCCCCGTCCAAGCTGGCCAGGGCACTGCAGGAGACGGCGCCCAAGAAGGGCAAGAAGGTAAAGAAGGGCAAGAAGAGCAAGCAGGCCGGCCAGCGGGCCGAGGCCGCCGAGGAACCCGGCAAGCCCGTCACCCCCGCCGACCACGTCCTCGCCTACGTCCGCACCCAGCGCGACGCGATCGTCGACCTCGACCCCGCCGTCCGCCGTGACCTCTTCGACTCCGTGCACAGCATGCGCGTCGCCACCCGCCGCCTGCGCAGCACCTTCAAGTCGTTCGGCAAGGTCCTGGACCGCACCGTCACCGACCCCATAGGCGACGAACTGAAGTGGCTGGCCGCCGAACTCGGCGTCGACCGCGACCAGGAGGTCCTGTCCGAACGCCTCACGGCCGCGCTCGACGACCTCACCGAAGGCCTGATCACCGGCCCGGTCCGCACCCGCCTGAGCACCTGGGCGCACTCCCGGGGCGCCGGCTCCCGGCAGCGACTCATCGGCGTACTGGACGGAGAGCGGTATCTGGCGCTGCTTGAGTCCCTCGACGTCCTCATCGCCGACCCGCCGCTCGCCAAGGCCGCCGGGGGCGACCCGGAGAAGGTGCTCCGCAAGGCGGTGAAGCGCGACCTGGCCAAGGTGGAGGCCCTGATCGAGGAGGCCCTCGCTCAGCCACCCGGCCACGAGCGATCGACCGCCATGCACGAGGCCCGCAAGAAGGCCAAGCGCACCCGGTACGCGGCGGAGGCCGCCGCGCCCGTCCTCGGCAAACCGGCGGAGCACCTGGTCAAGGACATGAAGTCCCTCCAGACCCTCCTCGGCGACCACCAGGACAGCGTGATGGCCCGCGAGACCCTGCGTGACATCGCCTTCCAGGCCCACGAGGCGGGGGAGAGCGCCTTCACCTACGGGATCCTCTACGGGCGCGAGGAGCGGGCCGCCGCGGCCGGGGAGGACGAACTGCCCGGCGCGTGGGAGACGGTCAGGGCCAGGGTGGCCCTCTGA
- the mreC gene encoding rod shape-determining protein MreC gives MRDTRESRLLLVLLVAVAFALITVDIRGGEDSPVDGARHAASAVFGPIEDGVATAVDPIGNAVSAVRDSGSRHDRLAALEKENAALKARLGSDDRNRSRVKQLDKMLKTAANGQYGIKGAEVIAIGAAQGFSWTVTIDIGSNDGITRDMTVLNGDGLVGRVTTVGPNTATVLLANDPDFTVGTRMEATDELGFASGQGDRPLRVELLNGKAKVRKGDRLVTFGSQADKPFVPGVPVGVVSRVDPSGGDLTRTIYVRPYVAFTQLDIVGVVVQPPRKDPRDTVLPDKPKPTPTPTVTVTVTPEADAPLDGQQQEQ, from the coding sequence GTGAGGGACACACGAGAGAGCCGGCTGCTCCTGGTGCTGCTGGTCGCCGTCGCGTTCGCGCTGATCACGGTGGACATCCGCGGCGGGGAGGACTCACCGGTCGACGGTGCCCGACACGCCGCGTCCGCCGTCTTCGGCCCGATCGAGGACGGGGTGGCGACCGCCGTCGACCCGATCGGCAACGCCGTCAGCGCCGTCCGCGACTCCGGCTCCCGTCATGACCGGCTCGCCGCCCTGGAGAAGGAGAACGCGGCCCTCAAGGCGCGGCTCGGCAGCGACGACCGCAACCGCAGCCGGGTCAAGCAGCTCGACAAGATGCTGAAGACCGCCGCGAACGGCCAGTACGGCATCAAGGGCGCCGAGGTCATCGCCATAGGAGCGGCCCAGGGCTTCTCCTGGACCGTCACCATCGACATCGGCTCGAACGACGGCATCACCCGCGACATGACCGTCCTGAACGGCGACGGGCTGGTCGGGCGGGTCACCACCGTCGGCCCGAACACCGCCACCGTCCTCCTCGCCAACGACCCCGACTTCACCGTCGGTACGCGCATGGAGGCCACCGACGAACTCGGCTTCGCCTCCGGGCAGGGCGACCGCCCGCTGCGCGTCGAACTCCTCAACGGCAAGGCCAAGGTGAGGAAGGGCGACCGGCTCGTCACCTTCGGCTCGCAGGCCGACAAGCCGTTCGTGCCGGGCGTCCCCGTCGGTGTCGTCTCCCGCGTCGACCCCTCCGGCGGCGACCTGACCCGCACGATCTACGTCAGGCCGTACGTGGCCTTCACCCAGCTCGACATCGTCGGCGTCGTCGTCCAGCCGCCCCGCAAGGACCCGCGCGACACGGTGCTTCCGGACAAGCCGAAGCCCACCCCGACGCCGACCGTGACGGTGACGGTCACACCGGAGGCGGACGCGCCCCTCGACGGACAGCAGCAAGAGCAGTAG
- a CDS encoding TIGR03960 family B12-binding radical SAM protein: MSVESVFPQLEALLPHVQKPIQYVGGELNSTVKEWESCDVRWALMYPDAYEVGLPNQGVMILYEVLNERAGVLAERTYSVWPDLEALMREHRVPQFTVDSHRPVKAFDVFGLSFSTELGYTNMLTALDLAGIPLEAKDRGLDDPIVLAGGHAAFNPEPIADFIDAAIIGDGEQAVLDMTEIIRTWKAEGRPGGREEVLFRLAKTGSVYIPAFYDVEYLADGRIGRVVPNKSGVPWRVSKHTVMDLDEWPYPKQPLVPLAETVHERMSVEIFRGCTRGCRFCQAGMITRPVRERSITGIGEMVEKGLKATGFEEVGLLSLSSADHSEIGDIAKGLADRYEEDKIGLSLPSTRVDAFNVDLANELTRNGRRSGLTFAPEGGSERMRKVINKMVSEEDLIRTVATAYGNGWRQVKLYFMCGLPTETDEDVMQIADMAMNVIQKGREVSGQNDIRCTVSIGGFVPKPHTPFQWAPQLSAEETDARLEKLRDKIRGDKKYGRSIGFRYHDGKPGIVEGLLSRGDRRVGAVIRAVYEDGGRFDGWREHFSYDRWMACADKALADFGVDVDWYTTRERAYEEVLPWDHLDSGLDKDWLWEDWQDALDETEVEDCRWTPCFDCGVCPQMDTAIQIGPTGKKLLPLSVVK, from the coding sequence ATGTCTGTCGAGTCGGTCTTCCCGCAGCTCGAAGCCTTGCTCCCGCACGTGCAGAAGCCGATCCAGTACGTCGGCGGCGAGCTCAACTCCACGGTCAAGGAGTGGGAGTCCTGCGACGTGCGCTGGGCGCTCATGTACCCGGACGCCTACGAGGTCGGTCTGCCCAACCAGGGCGTCATGATCCTCTACGAGGTACTCAACGAACGCGCGGGCGTCCTCGCCGAGCGCACCTACAGCGTCTGGCCGGACCTGGAAGCGCTGATGCGTGAGCACAGGGTGCCGCAGTTCACGGTGGACAGCCACCGCCCGGTGAAGGCCTTCGACGTGTTCGGCCTGTCCTTCTCCACGGAGCTGGGCTACACGAACATGCTGACCGCCCTGGACCTGGCCGGGATCCCCCTGGAGGCCAAGGACCGCGGCCTCGACGACCCGATCGTCCTGGCCGGCGGCCACGCGGCCTTCAACCCCGAGCCGATCGCGGACTTCATCGACGCGGCGATCATCGGCGACGGCGAGCAGGCCGTGCTCGACATGACCGAGATCATCCGCACGTGGAAGGCGGAGGGCCGCCCGGGTGGCCGCGAGGAGGTCCTGTTCCGCCTCGCGAAGACCGGCTCGGTCTACATCCCGGCGTTCTACGACGTGGAGTACCTCGCGGACGGCCGCATCGGCCGGGTCGTCCCCAACAAGTCGGGCGTCCCGTGGCGCGTGTCCAAGCACACGGTCATGGACCTCGACGAATGGCCGTACCCCAAGCAGCCCCTCGTGCCGCTCGCCGAGACGGTCCACGAGCGCATGTCGGTCGAGATCTTCCGCGGCTGCACCCGCGGCTGCCGCTTCTGCCAGGCCGGCATGATCACGCGCCCCGTGCGCGAGCGCTCGATCACCGGCATCGGCGAGATGGTCGAGAAGGGCCTGAAGGCGACGGGCTTCGAGGAGGTCGGACTGCTGTCGTTGTCGAGCGCCGACCACTCGGAGATCGGCGACATCGCGAAGGGCCTGGCGGACCGGTACGAGGAGGACAAGATCGGCTTGTCCCTCCCCTCCACCCGCGTGGACGCCTTCAACGTCGACCTCGCCAACGAGCTGACGCGGAACGGCCGTCGCTCCGGCCTCACCTTCGCCCCCGAGGGCGGCTCCGAGCGCATGCGCAAGGTCATCAACAAGATGGTCTCGGAGGAGGACCTGATCCGGACCGTCGCGACCGCGTACGGCAACGGCTGGCGTCAGGTGAAGCTGTACTTCATGTGCGGCCTGCCGACGGAGACCGACGAGGACGTCATGCAGATCGCCGACATGGCGATGAACGTCATCCAGAAGGGCCGCGAGGTCTCCGGCCAGAACGACATCCGCTGCACGGTCTCGATCGGCGGCTTCGTCCCCAAGCCCCACACGCCCTTCCAGTGGGCCCCGCAGCTCTCCGCCGAGGAGACGGACGCCCGCCTGGAGAAGCTCCGCGACAAGATCCGCGGCGACAAGAAGTACGGCCGCTCCATCGGCTTCCGCTACCACGACGGCAAGCCCGGCATCGTCGAGGGCCTGCTCTCCCGCGGCGACCGCCGCGTCGGCGCCGTCATCCGCGCCGTCTACGAGGACGGCGGCCGCTTCGACGGCTGGCGCGAGCACTTCTCGTACGACCGCTGGATGGCCTGCGCCGACAAGGCCCTGGCCGACTTCGGCGTCGACGTCGACTGGTACACCACCCGCGAGCGCGCCTACGAGGAGGTCCTGCCCTGGGACCACCTGGACTCCGGCCTCGACAAGGACTGGCTCTGGGAGGACTGGCAGGACGCCCTCGACGAGACCGAGGTCGAGGACTGCCGCTGGACGCCGTGCTTCGACTGCGGTGTGTGCCCGCAGATGGACACGGCCATCCAGATCGGCCCCACGGGCAAGAAGCTGCTGCCGCTGTCGGTCGTGAAGTAG
- the mrdA gene encoding penicillin-binding protein 2, which produces MTNIPETGRTPRVQIRLVIIQILVFSLLGTLGGRLWYLQIREGDAYAKEASGNHVQQVVQPAVRGSILDARGVPIADNETRLVVSASRTELLKMADDGKGVLTKLAGVLGMKPKEVMDKVRLCDSETPQPCWNGSPYQPIPITDEATAKQALQIRERSEDFPGITAEPQAVRRYASPGGANTAQVLGYLSPVTDEEITKAQDTDSPYLRSDQVGRSGLEREYDKELRGKAGVTRYEVDNLGRVIGEAEADPAEPGANLVTSIDSRVQRIAEYELNEAMIEARKQVDRNTGTNYKADSGAIVVMEAKTGRVVAMASNPDYDPNAWVGGISAKDYARLTGKKSNYPLLNRAIQGQSAPGSIFKVVPTAAAVNAGYSFGGPYECSSSYSIGGQVFKNFESKGYGPISLGRALEVSCDTVFYRLSHEEWKRDGGINPKKNTKDWFYKTAHQFGLGAETGIDLPNEVTGRIPDRQWKQSYWKANKDAWCKYGKKGGTYAEQIAYENCLEGNRMRAGDSVNFSIGQGDTLVTPIQMATIYAAISNGGTLYDPTVGKAVVSADGKTVQKIAPKSHGKLPMTRTTRDEIDEALAGVATRGTAAWRFGGWPQDEIPMHAKTGTAEVYGKQTTSWFATYTKDYSVVMTISQGGTGSGASAPAVRKIYNALYGISEAGKIDKKKALLYTPQKGLPKIESDGSIDAPKVGEYPPKKTAEELAAEEDIQTLAAGDVAAIVGTRGGSGNRDARRRGACRGKRRRTRTV; this is translated from the coding sequence GTGACCAACATCCCGGAGACCGGACGGACCCCACGGGTCCAGATCCGGCTCGTCATCATCCAGATCCTCGTCTTCTCCCTCCTCGGCACCCTGGGCGGCCGCCTCTGGTACCTCCAGATCCGCGAGGGCGACGCCTACGCCAAGGAGGCGTCGGGCAACCACGTCCAGCAGGTCGTGCAGCCCGCCGTACGCGGCTCGATCCTCGACGCGCGCGGTGTGCCGATCGCCGACAACGAGACCCGTCTCGTCGTCTCCGCCTCCCGCACCGAGCTGCTGAAGATGGCCGACGACGGCAAGGGCGTCCTCACCAAGCTCGCCGGCGTCCTGGGCATGAAGCCCAAGGAGGTCATGGACAAGGTCCGGCTGTGCGACTCCGAGACCCCGCAGCCCTGCTGGAACGGCTCGCCCTACCAGCCGATCCCCATCACCGACGAGGCCACCGCCAAGCAGGCCCTCCAGATCCGCGAGCGCTCCGAGGACTTCCCCGGCATCACCGCCGAGCCCCAGGCCGTACGGCGCTACGCCAGCCCCGGCGGCGCCAACACCGCGCAGGTGCTGGGCTATCTCTCGCCCGTCACCGACGAGGAGATCACCAAGGCGCAGGACACCGACTCGCCGTATCTGCGCTCCGACCAGGTCGGCCGCTCCGGCCTGGAGCGGGAGTACGACAAGGAGCTGCGCGGCAAGGCCGGCGTCACCCGGTACGAGGTCGACAACCTCGGCCGCGTCATCGGCGAGGCCGAGGCCGACCCGGCCGAGCCCGGCGCCAACCTCGTCACCAGCATCGACTCCCGCGTGCAGCGCATCGCCGAGTACGAGCTGAACGAGGCGATGATCGAGGCCCGCAAGCAGGTCGACCGGAACACGGGGACGAACTACAAGGCGGACTCCGGCGCCATCGTCGTGATGGAGGCCAAGACCGGCCGCGTCGTCGCCATGGCCTCCAACCCTGACTACGACCCGAACGCCTGGGTCGGCGGCATCTCCGCCAAGGACTACGCCAGGCTCACCGGCAAGAAGTCCAACTACCCGCTGCTGAACCGCGCGATCCAGGGCCAGTCGGCCCCCGGCTCCATCTTCAAGGTGGTCCCGACGGCCGCCGCGGTGAACGCGGGCTACTCCTTCGGCGGCCCCTACGAGTGCTCCAGTTCGTACTCGATCGGCGGCCAGGTCTTCAAGAACTTCGAGTCCAAGGGGTACGGCCCGATCAGCCTCGGCCGCGCCCTGGAGGTCTCCTGCGACACGGTCTTCTACCGCCTCTCCCACGAGGAGTGGAAGCGCGACGGCGGCATCAACCCGAAGAAGAACACCAAGGACTGGTTCTACAAGACCGCCCACCAGTTCGGCCTCGGCGCCGAGACCGGCATCGACCTGCCCAACGAGGTCACCGGCCGCATCCCCGACCGCCAGTGGAAGCAGTCGTACTGGAAGGCCAACAAGGACGCCTGGTGCAAGTACGGCAAGAAGGGCGGGACGTACGCCGAACAGATCGCCTACGAGAACTGCCTCGAGGGCAACCGCATGCGCGCCGGTGACTCCGTCAACTTCTCCATCGGCCAGGGCGACACCCTCGTCACCCCCATCCAGATGGCCACCATCTACGCGGCCATCTCCAACGGCGGCACGCTGTACGACCCCACGGTCGGCAAGGCCGTCGTCAGCGCCGACGGCAAGACGGTCCAGAAGATCGCGCCCAAGTCGCACGGCAAGCTGCCGATGACGCGGACGACCCGCGACGAGATAGACGAAGCCCTCGCGGGAGTCGCCACCCGCGGTACGGCCGCCTGGCGTTTCGGCGGCTGGCCGCAGGACGAGATCCCGATGCACGCCAAGACGGGTACGGCCGAGGTCTACGGCAAGCAGACGACCTCCTGGTTCGCCACGTACACCAAGGACTACTCGGTCGTCATGACCATCTCCCAGGGTGGTACGGGCTCCGGCGCCTCGGCGCCCGCCGTGCGCAAGATCTACAACGCGCTCTACGGCATCTCCGAGGCAGGCAAGATCGACAAGAAGAAGGCGCTGCTCTACACCCCGCAGAAGGGCCTGCCGAAGATCGAGTCCGACGGCTCGATCGACGCTCCGAAGGTCGGGGAGTACCCGCCGAAGAAGACCGCGGAGGAACTGGCGGCGGAGGAGGACATCCAGACGCTCGCCGCAGGCGATGTGGCGGCGATCGTCGGTACCCGTGGTGGCAGCGGCAACCGCGACGCACGCAGGCGCGGTGCCTGCCGCGGCAAGAGGCGGAGGACGAGGACCGTATGA
- the rodA gene encoding rod shape-determining protein RodA — MTGNSFSVSGYGPERSGWTRLFARDSLARRLDWPILFSAIALSLIGAALVYSATRNRTELNQGDPYYFLFRHLLNTGIGFALMIGTVWLGHRTLRTAVPILYGLSVLLILAVLTPLGATINGAHAWIVIGGGFSLQPSEFVKITIILGMAMLLAARVDAGDKTHPDHRTVVQALGLAAVPIVIVLLMPDLGSVMVMVVIVLGVLLASGASNRWIFGLIGTGALGAVLVWQLGVLDEYQINRFAAFANPELDPAGVGYNTNQARIAIGSGGLLGTGLFKGSQTTGQFVPEQQTDFVFTVAGEELGFVGAGLIILLLGVVLWRACRIARETTELYGTIVAAGIIAWFAFQAFENIGMTLGIMPVAGLPLPFVSYGGSSMFAVWVAVGLLQSIRVERPMSA; from the coding sequence ATGACCGGCAACAGCTTCTCCGTCTCCGGGTACGGGCCCGAACGCTCCGGCTGGACCCGCCTGTTCGCCCGTGACTCGCTCGCCCGCAGGCTCGACTGGCCGATACTGTTCTCGGCCATCGCGCTCTCGTTGATCGGCGCGGCCCTCGTCTACTCGGCGACCCGCAACCGCACCGAGCTCAACCAGGGCGACCCGTACTACTTCCTCTTCCGGCACCTGCTCAACACCGGCATCGGCTTCGCCCTGATGATCGGCACGGTCTGGCTCGGCCACCGCACCCTGCGCACGGCCGTCCCGATCCTCTACGGCCTGTCGGTGCTGCTGATCCTGGCGGTGCTGACCCCGCTCGGCGCGACCATCAACGGCGCCCACGCGTGGATCGTCATCGGCGGCGGCTTCTCGCTCCAGCCCTCCGAGTTCGTGAAGATCACGATCATCCTCGGCATGGCGATGCTGCTCGCGGCCCGGGTCGACGCGGGCGACAAAACCCACCCCGACCACCGCACGGTCGTCCAGGCCCTCGGTCTCGCCGCCGTCCCGATAGTGATCGTCCTGCTCATGCCCGACCTCGGCTCGGTCATGGTCATGGTGGTCATCGTGCTCGGCGTGCTGCTCGCCTCCGGCGCCTCCAACCGCTGGATCTTCGGCCTCATCGGCACGGGCGCGCTCGGCGCGGTGCTGGTCTGGCAGCTCGGGGTGCTGGACGAGTACCAGATCAACCGCTTCGCCGCCTTCGCCAACCCGGAGCTGGACCCGGCCGGCGTCGGCTACAACACCAACCAGGCCCGTATCGCCATCGGCTCCGGCGGACTGCTCGGCACGGGCCTGTTCAAGGGCTCACAGACCACCGGCCAGTTCGTCCCCGAGCAGCAGACCGACTTCGTCTTCACGGTGGCGGGCGAGGAGCTGGGCTTCGTGGGCGCGGGTCTGATCATCCTGCTGCTGGGTGTCGTGCTCTGGCGCGCCTGCCGCATCGCCCGCGAGACGACCGAGCTGTACGGCACGATCGTCGCCGCCGGCATCATCGCCTGGTTCGCCTTCCAGGCCTTCGAGAACATCGGCATGACCCTCGGAATCATGCCGGTCGCGGGCCTGCCGCTGCCGTTCGTGTCGTACGGCGGGTCCTCGATGTTCGCGGTGTGGGTGGCGGTGGGGCTGTTGCAGTCGATCAGGGTGGAGCGCCCGATGTCGGCGTAG
- the mreD gene encoding rod shape-determining protein MreD: MRFNRMLLSSTLVIVALVIQVSVLARLHLPGAVPDLVLLTVLGLALVYGHVGGALIGFGAGLLSDLAPPADHAAGRYALVLCVIGYLVGLAKPESGRLKSATGPMAVVVVAAIGSTLLYAGVGALVGDDAARHVGLPSLLFTAALYDLLLAPFVVPGIMALARRAENNPLSETGGAGKAADVSSGWLSSGTGLRIGNQRGLRIKAARSRMARAGRIKGVKRL, encoded by the coding sequence ATGCGCTTCAACCGGATGCTGCTCTCCAGCACCTTGGTGATCGTCGCCCTGGTGATCCAGGTGAGCGTCCTCGCCCGACTCCATCTCCCGGGCGCCGTACCGGACCTCGTCCTCCTCACCGTCCTCGGGCTCGCCCTGGTCTACGGCCATGTCGGCGGCGCCCTCATCGGCTTCGGCGCCGGACTGCTGTCCGACCTCGCGCCACCCGCCGACCACGCGGCCGGCCGGTACGCCTTGGTGCTGTGCGTCATCGGCTACCTCGTGGGCCTCGCGAAGCCCGAGTCCGGACGGCTCAAGTCGGCGACCGGCCCGATGGCCGTGGTCGTCGTCGCCGCGATCGGCTCGACCCTGCTGTACGCGGGTGTCGGCGCCCTCGTCGGCGACGACGCGGCCCGTCATGTCGGCCTGCCCAGCCTGCTGTTCACGGCCGCGCTGTACGACCTGCTGCTCGCGCCCTTCGTGGTCCCCGGCATCATGGCGCTCGCACGCCGCGCCGAGAACAACCCGCTCTCCGAGACGGGCGGCGCCGGCAAGGCGGCCGACGTCTCCTCGGGCTGGCTCTCCTCCGGCACGGGGCTGCGCATCGGCAACCAGCGCGGACTCCGTATCAAGGCCGCGCGTTCGCGGATGGCCCGCGCGGGCCGCATCAAGGGGGTCAAGCGGCTGTGA
- a CDS encoding rod shape-determining protein has translation MSFIGRDMAVDLGTANTLVYVRGRGIVLNEPSVVAINTNTGGILAVGAEAKKMIGRTPGNIVAVRPLKDGVIADFEITERMLRYFILKIHKRRYLARPRVVVCVPSGITGVERRAVIEASSQAGARQVHIIEEPMAAAIGSGLPVHEATGNMVVDIGGGTTEVAVISLGGIVTAQSIRVAGDELDNAIIQHIKKEYSLLLGERTAEQIKITIGSAYDLDADEHTEIRGRDLVSGLPKTVVISAAEVRKAIEEPVNAIVDAVKTTLDKCPPELSGDIMDRGIVLTGGGALLRGLDERLRRETGMPIHIAEDPLDSVALGSGKCVEEFEALQQVLDAQPRR, from the coding sequence ATGTCGTTCATCGGCCGTGACATGGCTGTCGACCTCGGGACCGCCAACACGCTGGTGTACGTCAGGGGTCGCGGGATCGTACTGAACGAGCCGTCCGTCGTCGCGATCAACACCAACACCGGTGGCATCCTCGCGGTCGGCGCGGAGGCGAAGAAGATGATCGGGCGGACGCCGGGCAACATCGTTGCCGTACGTCCGCTGAAGGACGGTGTCATCGCCGACTTCGAGATCACCGAGCGGATGCTCCGCTACTTCATTCTGAAGATCCACAAGCGGCGTTATCTCGCCCGTCCTCGGGTCGTCGTCTGTGTTCCGTCCGGGATCACCGGTGTCGAGCGGCGCGCCGTCATCGAGGCGTCGTCCCAGGCCGGTGCCCGCCAGGTGCACATCATCGAGGAGCCCATGGCCGCGGCCATCGGCTCCGGCCTGCCGGTTCACGAGGCCACGGGCAACATGGTGGTGGACATCGGCGGCGGCACCACGGAGGTCGCGGTCATCTCCCTCGGCGGCATCGTCACCGCCCAGTCCATCCGCGTCGCGGGCGACGAGTTGGACAACGCGATCATCCAGCACATCAAGAAGGAGTACTCGCTCCTTCTCGGTGAGCGGACGGCCGAACAGATCAAGATCACGATCGGTTCGGCGTACGACCTCGACGCCGACGAGCACACCGAGATCCGCGGCCGGGACCTGGTCTCCGGTCTGCCCAAGACCGTCGTCATCTCCGCGGCCGAAGTGCGGAAGGCGATCGAGGAACCCGTCAACGCCATCGTCGATGCGGTGAAGACGACCCTCGACAAGTGCCCGCCGGAGCTGTCCGGCGACATCATGGACCGAGGAATCGTTCTGACCGGCGGCGGAGCCCTGCTCCGCGGCCTCGACGAACGGCTCCGCCGGGAGACCGGTATGCCGATCCACATCGCCGAGGACCCGCTGGACAGCGTGGCGCTCGGTTCCGGCAAGTGCGTCGAGGAGTTCGAGGCGTTGCAGCAGGTGCTCGACGCCCAGCCCCGCAGATGA